A section of the Acetomicrobium sp. S15 = DSM 107314 genome encodes:
- a CDS encoding CinA family protein: MLFLERDGAVSRPCALSMAIGARKIYKARLAVAITG, translated from the coding sequence TTGCTATTTTTAGAGCGGGATGGAGCCGTAAGCAGGCCGTGTGCGCTTTCGATGGCCATCGGCGCGCGAAAAATTTATAAGGCTCGTCTGGCTGTGGCCATAACTGG